A genomic stretch from Pseudomonas sp. MUP55 includes:
- a CDS encoding flavin reductase family protein, which produces MSPTHRRPVPLSKAYRLLNHGPTVLVSAAHNGQRNIMAAAWAMPLDFDPPKVAVVLDKATWTRQLLEGAGTFVLQVPCVAQADLVQTVGNTSGAETDKFAAYGLHSFSGEHTEAPMLEGCVAWLECRLLPEPHNQQTYDLFLGEVVAAYADERVFSEGRWHFEGHDELRTLHHVAGGNFLAIGQPVVGHQL; this is translated from the coding sequence ATGAGCCCTACTCACCGTCGTCCCGTCCCATTGTCCAAGGCCTACCGCTTGCTCAACCATGGGCCGACGGTGCTGGTCAGCGCGGCGCATAACGGCCAGCGCAATATCATGGCCGCTGCCTGGGCCATGCCGCTGGATTTTGATCCGCCCAAAGTCGCGGTCGTTCTGGACAAGGCCACCTGGACCCGTCAGCTGCTCGAAGGCGCCGGCACCTTCGTGCTCCAGGTGCCTTGCGTCGCGCAGGCCGACCTGGTGCAAACGGTCGGCAACACCAGCGGCGCCGAAACCGACAAATTCGCCGCCTACGGCCTGCACAGCTTCAGCGGTGAACACACCGAGGCGCCGATGCTGGAAGGTTGCGTGGCCTGGTTGGAGTGCCGCCTGCTGCCTGAGCCGCATAATCAGCAGACCTATGACCTGTTCCTGGGCGAAGTAGTCGCGGCCTATGCTGATGAGCGGGTATTCAGCGAGGGCCGTTGGCATTTTGAAGGGCATGATGAACTGCGCACGTTGCACCATGTGGCAGGTGGGAATTTCCTGGCCATTGGCCAACCGGTTGTCGGGCACCAGCTCTGA
- a CDS encoding AraC family transcriptional regulator codes for MGNPTHTLDWLHRAPHASGLDRIEAYFAGFAFDPHRHDTYAIGRTLFGVQSFHYRGGMTHSLPGTTMVIHPDEIHDGRAGSAEGFKYRMIYVEPALIQQILGGKPLPFIPGGVSTDPRLHRASEVLLQSLDCPIDPMQEQDAMFDVAQALSDASGAIAKRTSFDYVAAERAREFIHSALGRSITLDEMAEHAERDRWALSRDFRLLFGTSPYRYLTMRRLDLVRHLLAQGQPLVDAAMTAGFSDQSHMTRQFRSTYGMPPSRWVKMLGR; via the coding sequence ATGGGCAACCCTACCCACACCCTCGACTGGCTGCACCGCGCCCCGCACGCCAGCGGCCTGGACCGTATCGAGGCGTACTTTGCCGGCTTTGCGTTCGACCCCCATCGCCATGATACCTACGCCATCGGCCGCACGTTGTTCGGTGTGCAGAGTTTTCATTATCGCGGCGGCATGACCCATAGCTTGCCCGGCACTACCATGGTCATCCACCCCGATGAAATTCACGATGGCCGCGCGGGCAGCGCAGAAGGCTTCAAGTACCGGATGATTTACGTGGAGCCGGCGCTGATCCAGCAGATCCTCGGCGGCAAGCCGTTGCCGTTCATACCGGGTGGTGTGTCCACCGACCCTCGGCTGCATCGCGCCAGCGAAGTGTTGCTGCAAAGCCTGGATTGCCCGATCGACCCGATGCAGGAGCAGGACGCGATGTTCGACGTGGCCCAGGCGCTGAGCGATGCCAGCGGCGCAATCGCCAAGCGCACCTCCTTCGACTACGTTGCCGCCGAACGTGCCCGGGAATTTATCCACAGCGCCCTGGGCCGCAGCATCACCCTGGATGAAATGGCCGAGCATGCCGAGCGTGATCGCTGGGCGTTGTCGCGAGATTTTCGCTTACTGTTCGGCACCAGCCCCTACCGCTACCTGACCATGCGCCGGCTGGACCTGGTGCGCCACTTATTGGCCCAGGGCCAGCCACTGGTGGACGCGGCGATGACTGCCGGCTTCAGTGACCAAAGCCACATGACCCGACAGTTTCGCAGCACCTACGGCATGCCGCCGTCGCGCTGGGTGAAGATGCTCGGGCGCTGA
- the ddlA gene encoding D-alanine--D-alanine ligase, which produces MDKVRVGIIFGGRSAEHEVSLQSARNIVDALDRSRYEPVLIGIDKAGHWHLNDTSNFLINQENPALIALNQSSRELAVVPGKASQQVVETSGQGALQHIDVIFPIVHGTLGEDGCLQGLLRMADLPFVGSDVLGSAVCMDKDISKRLLRDAGIAVTPFITLTRANAARTSFAAAAGKLGLPMFVKPANQGSSVGVSKVGSEAEYHAAVELALGFDEKVLVESAVQGREIECAVLGNENPIASGCGEIVVSSGFYSYDSKYIDAHAAQVVVPADISHQASERIRSLAIEAFQVLGCAGLARVDVFLTDDGEVLINEINSLPGFTRISMYPKLWQAAGMSYSELVSRLIELALERHAARKGLKINR; this is translated from the coding sequence ATGGACAAGGTGCGGGTAGGGATTATTTTTGGTGGCCGTTCGGCCGAGCATGAAGTGTCGTTGCAGTCGGCGCGCAACATCGTCGACGCGCTTGACCGTTCGCGCTACGAGCCGGTTCTGATCGGTATCGACAAGGCCGGTCACTGGCACCTCAATGACACCTCGAACTTCCTGATCAACCAGGAAAACCCGGCGCTGATTGCCCTCAACCAGTCCAGCCGTGAACTGGCGGTGGTGCCCGGCAAAGCCAGCCAGCAAGTGGTTGAGACATCAGGCCAGGGCGCGCTGCAACACATCGACGTGATCTTTCCCATCGTTCACGGCACCCTTGGCGAGGACGGTTGCCTGCAAGGCCTGCTGCGCATGGCGGACCTGCCCTTCGTCGGCTCGGACGTGCTGGGCTCGGCGGTGTGCATGGACAAGGACATCAGCAAACGCCTGCTGCGCGACGCGGGCATTGCCGTCACCCCGTTCATCACGCTGACCCGCGCCAATGCGGCGCGCACCTCCTTTGCGGCGGCAGCAGGCAAGCTCGGCTTGCCGATGTTCGTCAAACCGGCCAACCAGGGATCGTCAGTGGGCGTGAGCAAGGTCGGCAGCGAAGCCGAGTACCACGCGGCGGTCGAACTGGCCTTGGGTTTCGATGAAAAAGTGCTGGTGGAATCCGCGGTCCAGGGCCGCGAGATCGAATGCGCCGTGCTCGGCAACGAAAACCCCATCGCCAGCGGCTGCGGCGAGATCGTGGTCAGCAGCGGCTTCTATTCCTATGACAGCAAATACATCGATGCCCACGCCGCCCAGGTGGTGGTGCCGGCGGACATCAGCCATCAAGCCAGCGAGCGCATTCGCAGCCTGGCGATTGAAGCCTTCCAGGTGTTGGGATGCGCGGGGTTGGCGCGGGTCGATGTGTTCCTCACCGACGACGGTGAAGTGCTGATCAACGAAATCAACTCGCTGCCCGGTTTCACCCGCATCAGCATGTACCCCAAGTTGTGGCAGGCGGCCGGCATGAGTTACAGCGAACTGGTCAGCCGCCTGATCGAGCTGGCGCTGGAACGGCATGCCGCGCGCAAGGGCTTGAAGATCAACCGCTGA
- the ggt gene encoding gamma-glutamyltransferase translates to MNGVQRVLFISRRRLSLAAITLALAGCHTAIKEQPPAPELGSGYRTDLTTRHAERHMAAAANPLAAEAGREMLRQGGSAIDAAIAMQAVLTLVEPQSSGIGGGAFIMLWDGERVHAYDGRETAPAGATERLFLNADGTPMAFTDAQIGGRSVGTPGVLRALEMAHSKTGHLQWAKLFEPAIRLSEQGFAISPRLHSLIAADRFIAQSPDMAAYFLNADGSPKATGTLLKNPALAKVFKRIAKEGPDALYHGPIADEIARKVQGHRNAGSLSQADLKGYVAKERTPLCTDYKQWKVCGMPPPSSGGIAVAQILGTLQALQARDPRQAIAPMTPTQSPSPAGLEPAPEAVHLIAEAGRLAFADRALYVADADFTPVPVAGLVAPDYLTRRAALIGERSMGVAKPGQPAGIQVAYAPDRSPLRISTSQVVAVDDQGGAVSMTTTVEAAFGSHLMVQGFLLNNQMTDFSFIAEENGQPVANRVQPGKRPRSAMAPTLVFDRQSGELLATVGSPGGSQIIEYVSKSLVAMLDWKLDPQAAINLPNFGSRNGATELEAGLFSQDVKQALKRKGHELSEIEMTSGVQAIVRTRDAQGKVSLSGGADPRREGEALGD, encoded by the coding sequence ATGAACGGAGTTCAGCGCGTGCTTTTTATTTCCCGTCGTCGACTGTCACTAGCTGCCATCACCCTCGCCCTGGCCGGCTGCCACACCGCGATCAAAGAACAACCGCCCGCACCGGAGCTGGGGTCGGGCTATCGCACCGACCTCACTACCCGCCACGCCGAGCGGCATATGGCTGCCGCCGCCAACCCACTGGCCGCCGAAGCCGGGCGCGAGATGTTGCGCCAGGGCGGCTCGGCAATCGATGCGGCCATCGCCATGCAAGCGGTGCTGACGCTGGTGGAACCGCAATCCTCCGGCATCGGCGGTGGTGCCTTCATCATGCTGTGGGACGGCGAACGAGTGCACGCCTATGACGGTCGTGAAACCGCCCCGGCCGGGGCTACCGAGCGCTTGTTCCTGAACGCCGACGGCACGCCAATGGCGTTCACCGACGCGCAGATTGGCGGGCGTTCGGTGGGCACGCCAGGTGTGCTGCGGGCCTTGGAAATGGCGCACAGCAAGACCGGCCACCTGCAATGGGCCAAGCTGTTCGAACCGGCGATTCGTTTGTCTGAACAGGGCTTCGCGATATCGCCGCGCTTGCACAGCTTGATCGCCGCAGACCGCTTTATCGCGCAGTCACCCGACATGGCAGCCTACTTTCTGAATGCCGACGGGTCGCCAAAAGCCACCGGCACCCTGTTGAAAAACCCGGCGCTGGCCAAGGTGTTCAAACGTATCGCCAAGGAGGGACCGGATGCGCTGTACCACGGCCCGATTGCCGATGAGATCGCACGCAAGGTGCAGGGCCATCGCAACGCCGGCAGCCTGTCTCAGGCCGACCTCAAGGGCTACGTCGCCAAGGAACGCACGCCGTTGTGTACCGACTACAAACAATGGAAGGTGTGCGGCATGCCGCCGCCATCATCGGGTGGCATCGCTGTGGCGCAGATCCTGGGAACGCTGCAGGCGCTGCAAGCCCGTGACCCGCGCCAGGCCATCGCGCCGATGACGCCAACCCAGAGCCCTTCCCCCGCCGGGCTTGAACCAGCGCCTGAAGCCGTGCACCTGATCGCCGAAGCCGGGCGCCTGGCCTTCGCTGACCGCGCGCTTTACGTGGCCGATGCGGACTTTACGCCGGTGCCGGTGGCCGGCCTCGTCGCCCCCGATTACCTGACCCGGCGCGCCGCACTGATCGGTGAGCGCAGCATGGGCGTGGCCAAGCCAGGCCAGCCGGCGGGCATCCAGGTCGCCTATGCGCCAGACCGTTCGCCGCTGCGCATCTCGACTTCCCAGGTGGTGGCCGTGGATGACCAGGGCGGCGCCGTATCGATGACCACCACGGTGGAAGCGGCGTTCGGTTCCCACTTGATGGTCCAGGGCTTTTTGCTGAATAACCAGATGACCGACTTCTCGTTCATCGCCGAAGAAAACGGCCAGCCCGTCGCCAACCGCGTGCAGCCCGGCAAACGTCCGCGCTCTGCCATGGCACCGACGCTGGTGTTCGACCGTCAGAGCGGTGAGTTGCTGGCCACGGTGGGTTCGCCGGGCGGCTCGCAGATCATCGAATACGTGAGCAAGTCACTGGTGGCCATGCTCGACTGGAAACTCGACCCGCAAGCGGCCATCAACCTGCCCAATTTCGGCAGCCGCAACGGCGCGACCGAACTGGAAGCCGGGTTGTTCAGCCAGGATGTGAAGCAGGCATTGAAGCGCAAGGGCCATGAGTTGAGCGAAATAGAGATGACCAGCGGCGTCCAGGCCATCGTTCGCACGCGTGATGCTCAAGGCAAGGTGTCGCTGAGCGGCGGTGCCGACCCGCGCCGCGAAGGCGAAGCATTGGGCGATTGA
- a CDS encoding ABC-three component system protein — MKELRELLLKPTQDVADRKKALKKRPNAFAFDAGQLPFERLGDAQFELLLSDIYNELAGSDSHSWYDGARRMNDGADGGRDVILTHQGVSVGIIQCKRLKSNIGLPQFIPEICKFFLNSVLEPKLISADGKEFFYILAVAESTTAALMTFLDGTGVERFDALRSTFEQEALKVKDKYVKLKNSEELKGITSGAQLCDLFWARMIATKTILHRKEDLSRLVADKDKIKSTYFKLDTVGGATTQEIETLLNNVLGSRGLSRGVGDVELAAKIRTAYIECNLNHNGRFNVAVVQGSGNSVEATIRGLLEEPGSKLKHHFGSRVSVIMCGSSALTADKWSVCNKLVEDYTSPVVLMVGCGYVDGLTLLKWKNEDQESKVWIDPEWEPASGCNYRAGWCWVKLSDEETKCYILVENNPLDTALDHGNVSLRLAFEDVVVWPILGDDFVAPISESKSQLRRVYLGQREDALLRPNVLLVSHNTNATETSFESSLSDYHALRQNSKVALVVSNSGQVRDYGIWKNVTGFFPTAELSNVTTKAPTNSPCGNLMRRISPGALLAELAWDNTGHTLVVSRAFPYRFKDHGICSDLSSEEVELSQLISKYPATVDMTVPVHSELEILQELVESGAFQASGVFTYSTMHGVKPGAAFLPSHIYDHGECVMGTVHALCYLKSQSNTHWQYEKYCSGQLKYVSDSGYTANILGWSNYTYSVRSMEADIVDWAKQPGEHPELIVFWKGKGRIPDVGIKPSERGRFNITYAADEENNITYPTLARKAFVFGIDEVESYYSELDSSKSPSSLMEDIVARKEKLDV, encoded by the coding sequence ATGAAGGAATTACGCGAGTTACTGCTGAAGCCTACGCAGGATGTAGCGGATCGGAAAAAAGCTTTGAAAAAGAGACCCAATGCATTCGCATTTGATGCCGGGCAGCTTCCATTTGAGCGTCTCGGAGATGCTCAGTTCGAGCTTCTTTTATCTGATATTTACAATGAGTTAGCGGGCTCTGATTCCCATAGCTGGTATGACGGCGCAAGACGGATGAATGACGGTGCGGACGGTGGGCGCGATGTCATATTAACGCATCAGGGAGTGTCGGTTGGCATCATCCAATGTAAAAGGTTGAAGTCTAATATAGGACTACCCCAGTTTATTCCGGAAATATGCAAGTTTTTTCTAAACTCAGTTCTTGAGCCAAAGCTAATTTCAGCTGATGGGAAAGAGTTCTTTTATATATTGGCAGTTGCAGAAAGCACAACTGCTGCACTCATGACGTTCCTGGACGGCACTGGAGTAGAAAGATTTGACGCGTTAAGGTCTACTTTTGAGCAGGAAGCTTTAAAGGTAAAAGATAAATATGTAAAGCTCAAGAATAGTGAAGAGCTTAAGGGGATTACCTCGGGCGCTCAGCTATGTGATTTGTTTTGGGCAAGGATGATTGCAACCAAAACAATACTCCATCGCAAAGAAGATTTGTCAAGGTTAGTTGCTGATAAAGATAAAATTAAGTCTACATATTTTAAGCTGGATACAGTTGGCGGGGCCACAACGCAAGAAATTGAGACACTTCTTAACAATGTTTTGGGTAGTAGAGGATTAAGTCGGGGAGTAGGGGATGTAGAATTAGCTGCGAAAATTAGAACAGCATATATAGAATGTAATCTGAATCATAATGGTCGATTCAATGTGGCTGTTGTACAAGGTTCCGGCAACAGCGTAGAGGCTACTATTCGAGGCTTGCTTGAAGAGCCAGGCTCAAAATTGAAGCATCACTTTGGATCGCGTGTTTCTGTCATAATGTGTGGGTCGTCGGCTCTCACAGCGGATAAATGGTCGGTTTGCAATAAATTAGTAGAGGATTACACTTCGCCAGTAGTGCTGATGGTGGGGTGCGGATACGTAGACGGTTTGACTCTCCTTAAATGGAAAAATGAGGATCAAGAAAGCAAAGTTTGGATAGACCCTGAGTGGGAGCCCGCTTCCGGCTGTAATTATCGCGCAGGCTGGTGCTGGGTTAAACTAAGTGATGAGGAAACGAAGTGTTATATTTTAGTTGAGAATAACCCACTAGATACAGCGCTTGATCATGGTAATGTTTCGCTGAGGTTGGCATTTGAAGATGTCGTTGTTTGGCCGATACTTGGTGATGATTTTGTAGCTCCTATATCTGAGTCAAAGTCCCAGTTGAGAAGAGTTTATCTGGGGCAAAGAGAGGATGCGTTATTACGCCCGAATGTTTTACTGGTGTCTCATAATACCAATGCAACTGAGACGTCTTTTGAAAGTTCATTATCTGATTATCATGCGCTGAGGCAGAATTCTAAGGTCGCTTTGGTCGTTTCAAATAGCGGCCAAGTTAGAGATTATGGTATTTGGAAGAACGTAACGGGTTTTTTTCCAACAGCTGAACTATCAAACGTAACGACCAAAGCGCCAACGAACAGTCCGTGCGGAAATTTGATGCGCAGGATCTCGCCAGGCGCGTTGTTGGCTGAATTAGCCTGGGACAACACCGGGCACACTTTAGTTGTTTCTCGCGCCTTTCCTTATAGATTTAAAGATCATGGCATATGCTCTGACTTGAGCAGCGAAGAAGTAGAGCTTTCTCAGCTCATAAGTAAATATCCTGCTACTGTAGATATGACGGTTCCCGTTCATTCCGAGCTGGAAATATTACAAGAGCTAGTGGAGTCAGGAGCATTTCAAGCTAGTGGGGTTTTTACTTACTCTACTATGCATGGTGTAAAACCCGGGGCAGCTTTTCTACCCAGTCATATATATGACCATGGCGAGTGTGTTATGGGTACTGTGCATGCACTTTGTTATCTCAAATCTCAATCCAATACCCATTGGCAGTACGAGAAGTACTGTAGTGGCCAACTAAAATACGTTTCGGACTCAGGGTATACCGCTAATATTCTCGGCTGGAGTAACTATACTTACAGTGTTCGGTCGATGGAAGCTGATATAGTAGATTGGGCGAAGCAACCCGGCGAGCATCCCGAGCTGATTGTTTTTTGGAAAGGGAAAGGTCGTATACCTGATGTCGGAATAAAACCCTCAGAGCGCGGTCGCTTCAATATAACGTATGCCGCAGATGAAGAGAATAATATTACGTATCCTACGCTTGCCAGAAAAGCATTCGTCTTTGGAATAGATGAGGTTGAATCGTATTATTCCGAGCTGGATTCGAGCAAGTCACCTTCTTCATTGATGGAAGATATAGTTGCGCGAAAGGAGAAGTTGGATGTTTGA